Genomic segment of Alcanivorax borkumensis SK2:
GGCCATCCAGGAACATGTGGTCCATAACTTGACCATGGCCCATGCGCATGCCGCCGCGCGCGTTCTCCAGCAGGTAAGGGGCGTTAGTCATGGACTCCATGCCGCCGGACACCACGATTTCGTTGGTGCCAGCCTTGATGGAGTCGTAGGCGAACATGGTGGCTTTCATGCCGGAGCCACACAGCTTGTTGATGGTGGTGGCACCGATGCTGTCTGGCAAGCCGGCCAGGCGCATGGCCTGGCGGGCTGGGCCTTGTTTCAGGCCAGCGGGGAGCACACAGCCCATGATGACTTCCTGCACGTCTTCAGGTTTCAGACCCGCACGGGCTACGGCTTCGCGGATAGACGCGGCGCCCAGTTCCGGGGCGCTGACAGCGGACAAGGCACCCTGGAAACCGCCCATGGCGGTACGGGCACCGTTTACAATCACTACGGCATCATCAGACATGTTTTTCTCCTGCCAAACAGTTGAAGGCGTTAACAGAACGCAAAAGAAACGTCCCGGAACGTAAAAATTGGGGCGCATTGTACTTGAAACAAGGGCATTGCGCCCCATTTGACAAAGACCCGCCGGTCACAGGTTGCTGGCAAATGATAGGCTCTGTCTATGATGACGAAAGGCAAAGCCATGCCAGAGTAGAGAACACGACCGGTAGCTTGTTATTATCGTTTGGCCGTAGACGACCGGCAGGTTGTCTGCGGGGAATTTCTGCCCGTTGTTGTGAGCAAGCAGCTGTGAGCAATGGGACAACATGATGTCAGGGGACAAATTATGGCTTTTGAATTACCGCCGCTTCCGTTCGAGAAAAATGCACTGGAACCGCATATTTCTGCCGAGACGCTTGAGTACCACCATGGCAAGCACCACAACGCTTACGTGACCAAGCTGAACGACATGGTTGCCGGCACAGACAATGAAGGCAAATCCCTGGAAGAAATCATCAAGAGCGCCGAAGGCGGTCTGTTCAACCAGGCAGCGCAGGTGTGGAACCACACGTTTTACTGGAACAGCCTGAGCCCCAATGGCGGCGGCGCTCCTAGTGGTGATCTGGGCGCAGCCATCGACAAGGCATTTGGCTCTTTCGACGAGTTCAAAGACCAATTTAATGCTAAAGCGACGGGCAATTTCGGTTCCGGCTGGACATGGCTGGTAA
This window contains:
- a CDS encoding superoxide dismutase, with amino-acid sequence MAFELPPLPFEKNALEPHISAETLEYHHGKHHNAYVTKLNDMVAGTDNEGKSLEEIIKSAEGGLFNQAAQVWNHTFYWNSLSPNGGGAPSGDLGAAIDKAFGSFDEFKDQFNAKATGNFGSGWTWLVKNSDGSLEIVNTDDADTPIAHGKGQTPLFTVDVWEHAYYVDYRNARPKYLESIWNLINWDFAASNFAA